The following proteins come from a genomic window of Lolium rigidum isolate FL_2022 chromosome 5, APGP_CSIRO_Lrig_0.1, whole genome shotgun sequence:
- the LOC124654316 gene encoding bZIP transcription factor 11-like, producing the protein MSSGTSFGSSQGTRSSRSEEDSPDLRAQMEKRRKRRKESNRESARRSRVRKQQHLDDLSSQVDQLKNQKQQLSMALSMTTQNLVAVKAQNSVMHTQKVELETRLSALGEIIYCMNSITNATNPVSMGTAASSACDIFGTSSTWSQPIDLYQCF; encoded by the exons ATGTCAAGTGGGACCTCGTTTGGGTCGAGCCAGGGGACCCGAAGTTCCAGGTCCGAGGAGGATTCCCCGGACCTCCGAGCTCAGATGGagaagaggagaaagaggaggaaggaGTCGAACCGCGAGTCAGCGCGCCGTTCTAGGGTGCGGAAGCAACAACACCTCGACGACCTCTCTTCACAG GTGGATCAGCTGAAGAACCAGAAGCAACAACTCAGCATGGCACTGAGCATGACCACCCAGAACCTTGTGGCAGTGAAAGCTCAAAATTCAGTGATGCACACACAGAAGGTGGAGCTAGAGACCAGACTGTCTGCCCTAGGAGAGATCATCTACTGCATGAACTCAATCACCAACGCTACAAATCCTGTCTCCATGGGTACCGCAGCAAGCAGTGCCTGCGACATTTTTGGCACCAGCAGCACATGGAGCCAGCCCATAGACTTGTACCAGTGCTTCTAA
- the LOC124651865 gene encoding small polypeptide DEVIL 4-like, with the protein MRVGAHDLKLNGIKRALKEKKARLYIIRRCVVMLLRWHD; encoded by the coding sequence ATGAGGGTGGGTGCTCATGATCTGAAGCTCAACGGGATCAAGAGGGCTCTCAAGGAGAAGAAAGCCAGGCTCTACATCATCCGTCGATGCGTCGTCATGCTCCTAAGATGGCATGATTGA